From the Hyphomicrobium sp. ghe19 genome, one window contains:
- a CDS encoding flagellar basal body protein codes for MQPMQLFNLAFRQNEWLAQRQSVISSNIANANTPGYKAKDVESFDDVMSKSVQMAVTDGQHLAPADGGNLRQQEGGFGEAEVLVSGNDVNLEQEFLKSNEVVRSYTMNTQIMRTFDGMLRSVTKG; via the coding sequence ATGCAGCCCATGCAACTTTTCAATCTGGCGTTTCGCCAAAATGAGTGGCTCGCACAGCGCCAGTCGGTGATTTCGTCGAACATCGCGAACGCTAATACGCCCGGTTACAAGGCGAAAGACGTCGAAAGTTTCGATGACGTGATGAGCAAATCCGTGCAGATGGCAGTGACCGACGGGCAGCACCTTGCCCCGGCCGACGGCGGGAATTTGCGCCAGCAGGAAGGCGGTTTCGGTGAGGCCGAGGTTCTCGTTTCCGGGAACGACGTCAATCTCGAACAGGAATTTCTCAAGTCCAACGAAGTCGTGCGCAGTTACACGATGAACACACAGATCATGCGGACGTTCGACGGGATGCTGCGATCCGTGACGAAAGGCTAA
- a CDS encoding FliG C-terminal domain-containing protein: MQSMRDPLSDSGRTLTGPEKVGVLLLALGKQRASGLLKKFNPEELNILVRSAEVMPTISAAELEEIVQEFESQFGQGTPFLGRAEDVKRLVTDVISENKSSGDPNDQFIARQDIWSQLAGLPDDVLQAHFHQQSPQVAAYYLDRLGSERASVVLKGFPVAERNDLLNRILGLGQVAPQIVEALESGLNEELFDSDRRSSDKHLSLAGILNNLDREDSAQALQYLAGIKPKDAEAIRKMLFKFEDLLRLPARALTVLMDGIPVERTVLALQGADAELQSKVLSALSPRARRMAEAELQSPANVPARDIADARRAMVDSVLRLSAEGAIDISSTSIETA, translated from the coding sequence ATGCAGTCCATGCGCGACCCGCTGTCAGATTCCGGAAGAACACTGACGGGACCCGAGAAAGTCGGAGTGCTTCTGCTTGCGCTCGGCAAGCAACGCGCAAGCGGGCTCCTCAAAAAATTCAATCCCGAAGAACTGAACATTCTTGTTCGCTCCGCCGAGGTCATGCCGACGATTTCAGCGGCGGAGCTCGAAGAGATCGTCCAGGAATTTGAGAGCCAGTTCGGTCAAGGAACGCCGTTTCTCGGTCGCGCCGAAGATGTCAAGCGTCTGGTAACGGACGTCATTTCCGAGAATAAATCATCCGGCGACCCCAACGATCAGTTCATTGCGCGCCAGGACATTTGGAGTCAGCTCGCCGGACTTCCCGACGATGTTCTGCAGGCTCATTTCCATCAGCAGTCGCCGCAAGTTGCCGCGTATTATCTCGACCGCCTCGGAAGCGAGCGGGCGTCCGTGGTCCTGAAGGGCTTTCCTGTCGCTGAGCGCAACGATTTGCTGAACCGCATACTCGGCCTCGGTCAGGTAGCGCCGCAGATCGTCGAAGCTCTCGAAAGCGGATTGAACGAAGAGCTGTTCGACAGCGATCGGCGCTCTTCCGATAAGCATTTGTCCCTCGCAGGCATCCTGAACAATCTTGACCGCGAGGATTCGGCCCAGGCCCTGCAATACCTCGCCGGCATCAAGCCGAAGGACGCCGAAGCGATCCGCAAGATGCTCTTCAAGTTCGAGGACTTGTTGAGGCTGCCGGCACGTGCCCTGACGGTGCTGATGGATGGCATTCCCGTAGAGCGCACGGTTCTCGCGCTTCAAGGCGCCGACGCGGAATTGCAGAGCAAGGTTCTTTCCGCGCTGTCGCCGCGGGCCCGCCGCATGGCGGAAGCCGAATTGCAAAGCCCCGCCAACGTTCCCGCGCGCGACATTGCCGATGCGCGGCGAGCGATGGTCGATTCGGTTCTGCGGCTTTCGGCCGAAGGCGCAATCGATATCTCGAGCACGTCCATAGAAACCGCCTAG
- the flgG gene encoding flagellar basal-body rod protein FlgG: MRALSIAATGMSAQQTNVEVIANNVANINTTGFKRSRAEFADLLYQTDRAAGTAARDDDTIIPEGNTIGLGVRTVAIRNLSMQGALASTSNKLDLALNGRGYFQVQGENNEILYTRAGALNKNGTGQLVTLEGNLVIPNITIPNTATDVVVNAAGQVYAVIGATGTQQLLGQLSLANFANETGLAPLGGNLLQETLASGSPVIGAPGDEGFATIQQGYLESSNVDPVKEITELISAQRAYEMNSKVISAADDMYNVITKDIR; the protein is encoded by the coding sequence ATGAGAGCGCTTTCAATTGCTGCGACCGGTATGTCGGCACAGCAGACCAACGTTGAAGTGATCGCCAACAACGTCGCGAACATCAACACGACGGGCTTTAAGCGCTCGCGCGCTGAATTCGCCGATCTGCTCTATCAGACCGACCGCGCGGCCGGAACGGCCGCACGCGATGACGACACCATCATTCCTGAAGGCAATACGATCGGCCTCGGCGTTCGGACCGTCGCCATCCGCAATCTTTCCATGCAGGGTGCGCTGGCATCGACGAGCAACAAGCTGGATCTCGCCTTGAATGGGCGTGGCTACTTCCAGGTCCAGGGCGAGAACAACGAGATCCTGTACACGCGCGCCGGCGCTTTAAATAAGAATGGGACGGGGCAGCTCGTCACGCTCGAGGGCAACCTCGTCATCCCGAACATCACGATCCCGAATACCGCGACGGACGTAGTGGTCAACGCTGCGGGCCAAGTTTACGCGGTCATCGGCGCGACCGGAACGCAGCAGCTTCTCGGGCAATTGTCTCTCGCGAATTTCGCAAACGAGACGGGCCTTGCGCCACTGGGCGGCAACCTCCTGCAGGAAACGCTGGCTTCCGGGAGCCCGGTGATCGGAGCCCCCGGCGACGAAGGCTTTGCGACAATCCAACAAGGCTATCTCGAAAGCTCCAACGTCGACCCCGTTAAGGAAATCACCGAGCTGATTTCCGCACAGCGCGCCTATGAAATGAATTCCAAGGTCATTTCCGCCGCTGACGATATGTACAACGTCATCACCAAGGATATTCGCTGA
- a CDS encoding flagellar hook-basal body complex protein FliE: MSLSIAMLSPNIDRIGGAAASKGIGGAPNVSSGAAPQSDFAQTLASMAADAIGTVKTGETTAIAGMQGKAPLQQVVQAVMQADQALRTVVAVRDKVVGAYQEISRMQI, encoded by the coding sequence ATGAGCCTGAGCATCGCAATGCTATCGCCCAATATCGACCGGATCGGAGGCGCCGCGGCGTCGAAGGGCATCGGTGGGGCGCCGAACGTTTCATCGGGAGCCGCGCCGCAAAGCGATTTCGCACAAACTTTGGCGAGCATGGCAGCCGACGCCATCGGAACGGTGAAGACAGGCGAAACAACCGCCATCGCCGGTATGCAAGGCAAGGCACCGCTGCAGCAGGTCGTTCAAGCCGTCATGCAGGCCGATCAGGCGCTTCGCACCGTTGTCGCCGTCCGCGACAAGGTCGTCGGCGCCTACCAAGAAATCAGTCGTATGCAAATTTGA
- a CDS encoding flagellar biosynthesis protein FlhB, with protein sequence MAEGQDKDSRTEEATDKRMSDARGEGNIPISREATNFAYLLAALLVIAVLGQVFLTHFAELLMGLLANVGSIRLESAGDLGMVFDVVGRSAALMTAPIILCFSAAGVLASVLQTPPLPIFKRVTPELSRLSLAKGWKRIFSANGSFEFLKLTLRLIIVAATSGVILMLLWHEFANSIWSDPAEILRLSQKSVTLLLTSLAVLSFCLLIFDLPVTHVLWRRQLRMAPQEVKDERKQSEGDPLIKARRRSIARSRARQRMLHAVPRATLVIANPTHFAVALRYVRSEGGAPRVVAKGQDLVALSIRRIAEENDIPVIEDKALARSLYAKVSVDQMIPVEFYKAVAAVLLRLQARRNRSGPVRA encoded by the coding sequence GTGGCCGAAGGGCAGGATAAAGACAGCCGCACAGAAGAAGCGACAGACAAGCGAATGTCTGACGCCCGCGGAGAGGGCAACATCCCGATCTCGCGGGAGGCAACCAATTTCGCGTATCTTCTCGCCGCGCTTCTGGTCATCGCAGTCCTAGGCCAGGTTTTTCTGACCCACTTCGCCGAGCTTCTGATGGGGCTGCTTGCGAACGTCGGCTCCATTCGACTGGAGAGTGCTGGCGACCTCGGCATGGTTTTCGATGTGGTGGGGAGAAGCGCCGCGCTTATGACGGCTCCCATCATACTCTGCTTTTCCGCGGCCGGCGTATTGGCGTCGGTGCTCCAAACGCCGCCTCTTCCAATCTTCAAGCGGGTGACGCCGGAGCTTTCCCGGTTATCTCTGGCCAAAGGCTGGAAGCGCATTTTCAGCGCGAACGGATCATTTGAGTTTCTCAAGCTCACGCTGAGATTGATCATCGTCGCTGCAACGTCCGGCGTGATCCTGATGCTGCTGTGGCACGAGTTTGCCAATTCGATCTGGAGCGATCCTGCAGAGATTCTCAGACTGTCGCAAAAGAGCGTCACCCTGTTGCTCACGTCGCTGGCGGTCCTTTCGTTTTGTCTTCTGATTTTCGATCTGCCGGTCACGCATGTGCTCTGGCGCCGCCAGCTCCGAATGGCGCCGCAGGAAGTCAAAGACGAACGAAAGCAGTCGGAAGGCGATCCGCTCATCAAGGCGCGGCGGCGTTCCATCGCCCGATCCCGCGCGCGCCAACGCATGCTTCACGCGGTGCCGCGTGCAACCTTGGTCATCGCCAACCCGACGCACTTTGCCGTGGCGCTCCGCTATGTCCGTTCCGAAGGCGGCGCGCCGCGTGTTGTCGCCAAGGGGCAGGATCTCGTAGCGCTCTCGATTCGCAGAATTGCCGAAGAAAATGACATCCCAGTCATAGAAGACAAGGCCCTCGCAAGGTCCCTCTATGCAAAAGTGAGCGTGGATCAAATGATCCCTGTCGAATTCTACAAGGCGGTCGCCGCGGTTCTCCTTCGCCTTCAGGCGCGGCGAAACCGGTCCGGTCCTGTACGTGCTTAA
- the flgC gene encoding flagellar basal body rod protein FlgC, with product MSDPLIAASKAASNGLFAQSTRMRVLSENIANAETTGKTAGSDPYQRKTISFQSVTDDMDGIDMVQVDNVDRDKAPFRTEYMPGHPAADAKGFVKLPNVDMLVELADMREATRSYTANTQVIKQVRELVSMTLDLLRPNS from the coding sequence ATGAGTGATCCGCTTATCGCCGCCAGCAAGGCGGCATCGAACGGCCTCTTCGCTCAGTCGACCCGTATGCGGGTCCTGTCGGAAAACATCGCCAACGCCGAAACGACCGGAAAGACCGCTGGGTCCGATCCTTATCAGCGCAAGACGATCAGTTTCCAATCCGTCACCGATGATATGGACGGCATCGATATGGTGCAGGTCGACAATGTCGACCGCGATAAAGCGCCGTTTCGCACTGAATACATGCCCGGGCATCCGGCCGCCGACGCAAAAGGCTTCGTCAAGCTCCCGAACGTCGACATGCTCGTCGAGCTGGCCGACATGCGTGAGGCGACGCGCTCGTATACCGCCAACACCCAAGTCATCAAGCAGGTCCGCGAGCTTGTCTCGATGACCCTCGATCTATTGAGGCCGAACTCATGA
- the flgA gene encoding flagellar basal body P-ring formation chaperone FlgA codes for MIRVRSMRNTRGFAAATLLAIFAASAVAHATEGGRTVFVPRAVIYPGDVITTEALIERKLLVGPNNPPVFGERSEELLGKVARRTLLPNELIPGTAVKTQELIKQGKTYKLSYESAFVSIVGVGVPLQSGSAGEIINVRNPETGLIIKARIRADQTLAVDDQ; via the coding sequence ATGATACGGGTGCGCAGCATGCGGAACACGCGCGGCTTCGCGGCAGCGACGCTGCTGGCGATTTTCGCCGCATCTGCTGTTGCGCACGCGACGGAAGGCGGCCGCACAGTTTTCGTTCCGCGCGCCGTCATTTATCCGGGCGACGTCATCACGACGGAAGCACTCATAGAGCGCAAACTGCTGGTCGGTCCAAACAACCCGCCGGTTTTTGGGGAACGTTCGGAAGAGCTTCTGGGTAAGGTCGCTCGCCGCACGTTGTTGCCGAATGAGCTGATCCCAGGCACGGCCGTCAAAACGCAGGAACTCATAAAGCAGGGCAAGACCTACAAGCTCTCCTATGAGTCCGCCTTCGTATCGATTGTTGGTGTCGGCGTGCCGTTGCAGTCCGGATCTGCCGGCGAAATCATAAACGTACGCAACCCCGAGACGGGGCTCATCATCAAGGCGCGCATCAGGGCCGATCAAACACTCGCGGTGGACGATCAATGA
- the fliN gene encoding flagellar motor switch protein FliN: MTPSNAVEAEVAPEATEAGFDQALAGMGDFSEAMAAGLAESPHNAHVDAHADAHADATDFGGNSALIMGLPVMMKVVLGSTKMPVASLAKLTKGSVVKLDKMVGDPVDILVNGRLIARGEVVVLNEGTSRFGVVLTQVGALPTAGK; the protein is encoded by the coding sequence ATGACGCCGAGTAATGCAGTAGAAGCGGAAGTCGCCCCGGAAGCGACGGAAGCCGGCTTCGATCAAGCGCTCGCGGGTATGGGCGATTTCAGCGAAGCAATGGCCGCGGGCCTGGCTGAAAGTCCCCACAACGCTCATGTCGATGCGCACGCCGATGCACACGCCGATGCGACGGACTTCGGCGGCAACAGCGCCTTGATCATGGGCCTGCCGGTGATGATGAAAGTCGTCCTCGGCTCGACCAAGATGCCCGTCGCGAGCTTGGCGAAGCTGACGAAGGGCTCGGTGGTCAAGCTCGATAAGATGGTCGGCGATCCCGTCGACATTCTCGTCAACGGCCGGTTGATAGCGCGCGGAGAGGTCGTCGTTCTGAACGAAGGAACCTCGCGCTTCGGTGTCGTGCTGACTCAGGTTGGCGCCTTACCCACCGCCGGGAAATAG